A single window of Oncorhynchus clarkii lewisi isolate Uvic-CL-2024 chromosome 10, UVic_Ocla_1.0, whole genome shotgun sequence DNA harbors:
- the LOC139419523 gene encoding sodium-dependent proline transporter isoform X2: protein MSACISCSGWHNSDTALESPAQLNGFNLAHDVTNPSSQPQFESRPPSPAPPPDPLILPREQWGGKYEFLLSCIGYCVGLGNVWRFPYLCYRNGGGVFLIPYFIMLFFTGVPLFLMELSLGQYGAAGPITVWKCCPLLKGIGIGMLCVSMLVCLYYNVIIAWTFYYLGSSFQSPLPWSCDAPANAYLCGNTTLNSSSGRALSPSEVFWNERVLGVVNSKGLHDPGPVRWPLALCLLAAWVIIFFCMLKGIRSSGKVVYVTATFPYFVLIVLIIRGATLEGSLQGVAFYLTPDWGRLASAQVWNDAASQVFYSLGIGVGGLLSMASYNKFDNNVIRDCLVITIGNCSTSFFAGFAIFSILGHMAWRKGVPVGEVADTGPGLAFVAYPEALALLPGSVFWSILFFLMLFMLGVDTLFGNMEGITTAVLDEFPQLRANMKQKSLFLGLLCFGFYLMGLLLITDGGIYWFTLIDSFATSFGLIIITLFMCIGISFFYGVNQFCQDIIDMICRCPPWCSKVLLYFKACWVFCTPFLLLIILTYIFIEMYNTPLQYGAYVYPRWGKALGVCMGATCCLQIPIWAIVAISKESGTLKNRFKKSIRPLNSWRGNNLNNSGGGEERVEPERMEAPFTVNLTDRDTVNLTEVDFTAIAWENGTEA from the exons ATGAGTGCTTGCATCAGTTGCAGTGGATGGCACAACAGTGACACAGCTCTAGAG AGTCCAGCACAGCTGAATGGGTTTAATTTAGCTCATGATGTCACCAATCCCTCATCCCAGCCACAGTTTGAGTCCCGCCCCCCGTCCCCTGCACCCCCACCAGACCCACTTATTCTCCCAAGAGAGCAGTGGGGTGGGAAGTATGAGTTTCTGCTCTCCTGTATCGGCTACTGTGTGGGACTGGGGAATGTGTGGAGGTTTCCCTACCTCTGCTACCGCAATGGAGGAG GTGTGTTCCTCATCCCCTACTTCATCATGCTCTTCTTCACCGGTGTCCCCCTCTTTCTCATGGAGCTAAGTCTAGGCCAGTATGGAGCTGCTGGACCAATCACAGTGTGGAAGTGCTGCCCCCTCCTCAAAG GCATTGGCATTGGGATGCTTTGTGTGTCTATGCTGGTGTGCCTCTACTACAACGTGATCATAGCCTGGACCTTCTACTACCTGGGCAGCTCTTTCCAGAGCCCCCTGCCCTGGTCCTGTGATGCCCCAGCCAATGCTTACCTCTGTGGGAACACCACACTGAACAGCTCCTCTGGCAGAGCCCTCAGCCCCTCAGAGGTCTTCTGGAA TGAGCGTGTTCTGGGTGTGGTGAACAGTAAGGGCCTCCATGACCCTGGTCCTGTCAGGTGGCCCCTGGCTCTCTGCCTCCTGGCTGCCTGGGTCATCATCTTCTTCTGCATGCTCAAGGGCATCCGCAGCTCTGGCAAG GTAGTTTATGTGACTGCGACGTTCCCGTACTTCGTGCTGATCGTTTTGATCATCAGGGGTGCTACACTGGAGGGGTCACTTCAGGGTGTGGCCTTCTACCTCACCCCTGACTGGGGCCGGCTGGCCAGTGCACAG GTGTGGAACGATGCTGCCTCACAGGTCTTCTACTCGTTGGGGATTGGTGTTGGGGGGCTGCTCTCCATGGCCTCCTACAATAAGTTTGACAACAATGTCATCAG GGACTGTCTGGTCATCACCATAGGGAACTGCAGCACCAGCTTCTTTGCGGGCTTCGCCATATTCTCAATCCTGGGTCACATGGCCTGGAGGAAGGGAGTGCCTGTTGGCGAGGTGGCAGATACAG GTCCTGGTTTGGCGTTTGTGGCGTACCCAGAAGCCCTTGCTTTACTGCCAGGCTCTGTGTTCTGgtccatcctcttcttcctcatgcTTTTCATGCTGGGGGTCGATACTCTG TTTGGTAACATGGAGGGCATCACCACGGCCGTGCTGGATGAGTTCCCACAGCTCAGAGCTAACATGAAGCAGAAGTCTCTGTTCCTGGGACTGCTGTGTTTCGGCTTCTATCTAATGGGACTGCTGTTGATCACTGAT GGAGGGATTTATTGGTTCACCCTCATCGACTCCTTCGCCACTAGCTTCggcctcatcatcatcaccctcTTCATGTGCATTGGCATCTCCTTCTTCTATG GAGTGAACCAGTTTTGCCAGGACATCATTGACATGATCTGTCGCTGTCCTCCCTGGTGCAGCAAAGTGCTGCTCTACTTCAAAGCATGCTGGGTATTCTGCACCCCATTTCTCCTACTG ATCATTCTGACCTATATCTTCATTGAGATGTACAACACCCCGCTGCAGTATGGTGCCTATGTGTATCCTCGCTGGGGCAAGGCACTGGGCGTGTGCATGGGCGCCACCTGCTGTCTGCAGATCCCCATTTGGGCCATCGTGGCCATCAGCAAGGAGTCGGGGACACTGAAAAAC cGTTTTAAGAAATCCATTCGACCTCTAAATTCCTGGAGGGGGAACAACTTGAACaacagtggaggaggagaggaacgagTAGAGCCGGAGAGGATGGAGGCACCGTTCACGGTaaacctgacagacagagacactgtcAACCTTACCGAGGTGGATTTCACAGCTATAGCCTGGGAAAATGGGACAGAGGCATGA
- the LOC139419523 gene encoding sodium-dependent proline transporter isoform X1, with the protein MPSEQTKTAPGNITEKKSTHQQGSPAQLNGFNLAHDVTNPSSQPQFESRPPSPAPPPDPLILPREQWGGKYEFLLSCIGYCVGLGNVWRFPYLCYRNGGGVFLIPYFIMLFFTGVPLFLMELSLGQYGAAGPITVWKCCPLLKGIGIGMLCVSMLVCLYYNVIIAWTFYYLGSSFQSPLPWSCDAPANAYLCGNTTLNSSSGRALSPSEVFWNERVLGVVNSKGLHDPGPVRWPLALCLLAAWVIIFFCMLKGIRSSGKVVYVTATFPYFVLIVLIIRGATLEGSLQGVAFYLTPDWGRLASAQVWNDAASQVFYSLGIGVGGLLSMASYNKFDNNVIRDCLVITIGNCSTSFFAGFAIFSILGHMAWRKGVPVGEVADTGPGLAFVAYPEALALLPGSVFWSILFFLMLFMLGVDTLFGNMEGITTAVLDEFPQLRANMKQKSLFLGLLCFGFYLMGLLLITDGGIYWFTLIDSFATSFGLIIITLFMCIGISFFYGVNQFCQDIIDMICRCPPWCSKVLLYFKACWVFCTPFLLLIILTYIFIEMYNTPLQYGAYVYPRWGKALGVCMGATCCLQIPIWAIVAISKESGTLKNRFKKSIRPLNSWRGNNLNNSGGGEERVEPERMEAPFTVNLTDRDTVNLTEVDFTAIAWENGTEA; encoded by the exons ATGCCGAGCGAGCAGACAAAAACGGCACCTGGGAACATTACAGAGAAAAAATCAACACATCAACAAGGG AGTCCAGCACAGCTGAATGGGTTTAATTTAGCTCATGATGTCACCAATCCCTCATCCCAGCCACAGTTTGAGTCCCGCCCCCCGTCCCCTGCACCCCCACCAGACCCACTTATTCTCCCAAGAGAGCAGTGGGGTGGGAAGTATGAGTTTCTGCTCTCCTGTATCGGCTACTGTGTGGGACTGGGGAATGTGTGGAGGTTTCCCTACCTCTGCTACCGCAATGGAGGAG GTGTGTTCCTCATCCCCTACTTCATCATGCTCTTCTTCACCGGTGTCCCCCTCTTTCTCATGGAGCTAAGTCTAGGCCAGTATGGAGCTGCTGGACCAATCACAGTGTGGAAGTGCTGCCCCCTCCTCAAAG GCATTGGCATTGGGATGCTTTGTGTGTCTATGCTGGTGTGCCTCTACTACAACGTGATCATAGCCTGGACCTTCTACTACCTGGGCAGCTCTTTCCAGAGCCCCCTGCCCTGGTCCTGTGATGCCCCAGCCAATGCTTACCTCTGTGGGAACACCACACTGAACAGCTCCTCTGGCAGAGCCCTCAGCCCCTCAGAGGTCTTCTGGAA TGAGCGTGTTCTGGGTGTGGTGAACAGTAAGGGCCTCCATGACCCTGGTCCTGTCAGGTGGCCCCTGGCTCTCTGCCTCCTGGCTGCCTGGGTCATCATCTTCTTCTGCATGCTCAAGGGCATCCGCAGCTCTGGCAAG GTAGTTTATGTGACTGCGACGTTCCCGTACTTCGTGCTGATCGTTTTGATCATCAGGGGTGCTACACTGGAGGGGTCACTTCAGGGTGTGGCCTTCTACCTCACCCCTGACTGGGGCCGGCTGGCCAGTGCACAG GTGTGGAACGATGCTGCCTCACAGGTCTTCTACTCGTTGGGGATTGGTGTTGGGGGGCTGCTCTCCATGGCCTCCTACAATAAGTTTGACAACAATGTCATCAG GGACTGTCTGGTCATCACCATAGGGAACTGCAGCACCAGCTTCTTTGCGGGCTTCGCCATATTCTCAATCCTGGGTCACATGGCCTGGAGGAAGGGAGTGCCTGTTGGCGAGGTGGCAGATACAG GTCCTGGTTTGGCGTTTGTGGCGTACCCAGAAGCCCTTGCTTTACTGCCAGGCTCTGTGTTCTGgtccatcctcttcttcctcatgcTTTTCATGCTGGGGGTCGATACTCTG TTTGGTAACATGGAGGGCATCACCACGGCCGTGCTGGATGAGTTCCCACAGCTCAGAGCTAACATGAAGCAGAAGTCTCTGTTCCTGGGACTGCTGTGTTTCGGCTTCTATCTAATGGGACTGCTGTTGATCACTGAT GGAGGGATTTATTGGTTCACCCTCATCGACTCCTTCGCCACTAGCTTCggcctcatcatcatcaccctcTTCATGTGCATTGGCATCTCCTTCTTCTATG GAGTGAACCAGTTTTGCCAGGACATCATTGACATGATCTGTCGCTGTCCTCCCTGGTGCAGCAAAGTGCTGCTCTACTTCAAAGCATGCTGGGTATTCTGCACCCCATTTCTCCTACTG ATCATTCTGACCTATATCTTCATTGAGATGTACAACACCCCGCTGCAGTATGGTGCCTATGTGTATCCTCGCTGGGGCAAGGCACTGGGCGTGTGCATGGGCGCCACCTGCTGTCTGCAGATCCCCATTTGGGCCATCGTGGCCATCAGCAAGGAGTCGGGGACACTGAAAAAC cGTTTTAAGAAATCCATTCGACCTCTAAATTCCTGGAGGGGGAACAACTTGAACaacagtggaggaggagaggaacgagTAGAGCCGGAGAGGATGGAGGCACCGTTCACGGTaaacctgacagacagagacactgtcAACCTTACCGAGGTGGATTTCACAGCTATAGCCTGGGAAAATGGGACAGAGGCATGA